The genomic interval CGAAGTCGGTGGTCTGGAGCAGCGGCTGCGCCCTCTGCCAGAGCGCGGCCCGGTGGATGCGGACCTGGGCGTAGGCGGGTGCCTGCCCGGCCCGCTCGGTCCGTTCGTGGTGCTGGGCGAGGCCCTCTGTGACCAGCACTTCCAGCAGGGTGCGGCCGTAACCGGGGCCGCGCCAGCGGCGGGCGTGGTGGAGTTCGTGGGCCAGTGTGGCGGGCAGTTCGGTGCGCCAGCCGGGCAGGAATTTCGGGTTGTCGGGACTGACCGTCAGTTCCACATACGACCCGGTGGGCGCGAATCCGTGAATCCCGGTTTCCGGCAGCCCCCAGGGCAGCACCCGCAAGGCCACGTCCACGCCGGTCAGACCCAGCTGAGCGGTGTGGCGTTGCAGGGTCGCCTCCAGCACATGCCTCATCTCATCCGCCAGGGGCGAAGGCAGGGTCCCGGCCGCGTTCATGACATGCATGACGTTCATCGCGGCTGTCTTTCCTCCTGGCTTACTCGCCGCTGTCCTTGCGGCGCAGCAGGAAGAATCCGGCGGCGCTGCCCAGGGCGAGCAGGATGGCGGGCGCGCCGATGGCCCAGCTGGCGGTTCCGGCGAGGGTGACGATGAGGCCGAGAATGCCGAGGATCCAGCCGCAGGCGAGCAGGGCGAAGGTGGTCCAGGGGAGGCGGCTGACGGTGATGAGGGTCAGTGGCAGGAACGTGGCGTAGAGCAGGGGGCGGACGCTGCCGCTGGTCTGGAGGTCCGGGGTGGTGGCGGCGAGTGCCCAGACGGTCAGTGCGGCGACGGGGATCAGCAGCAGCGTGGCGGCGGGGCTGGTGGGTGTCCGGGTACTGGTCATGCGGTCAGCGTAGTGGGTGGCGATCCGGCCTGCACGCGAAGTTGCGGCTTCCGGGCGGGCGCGGCAGCGGGGGATTCCCAGCAAGCCGCACATTCCCGCGTGTGGGTGCGTGGTACGTTCCGCGCATCATGACTGTCACTGCCAGGGCGAGGACGTTAGGGGAACTGCTTCAGACCGCGGAGTACGCGGGGCGCTCGCCGTTCGACGGCCGGGCGCGGCTGGTGCAGGACGAGGTGCGGGAGAATCTGACCCGCAAGCTGCGCAGCGGAGAGGAGCTGTTCCCGGGCGTGGTCGGCTACGACGACACGGTGATTCCGCAGCTGGTGAACGCACTGCTGGCGCGGCAGAACTTCATTCTGCTGGGTCTGCGGGGTCAGGCGAAGAGCCGGATTCTGCGGGCCATCACGGACCTGCTGGACGAGGAAGTGCCGGTCATTGCGGGCGTGGACATGCCGGACGACGTACTGAACCCGGTGGGCGCGGAGGGCCGTCACCTGCTGGAG from Deinococcus taeanensis carries:
- a CDS encoding DUF2268 domain-containing putative Zn-dependent protease (predicted Zn-dependent protease with a strongly conserved HExxH motif), whose translation is MNVMHVMNAAGTLPSPLADEMRHVLEATLQRHTAQLGLTGVDVALRVLPWGLPETGIHGFAPTGSYVELTVSPDNPKFLPGWRTELPATLAHELHHARRWRGPGYGRTLLEVLVTEGLAQHHERTERAGQAPAYAQVRIHRAALWQRAQPLLQTTDFGFEAWFYGSGAHGLPRWAGYTLGFELVGHALRRLGGTAQDHVNTPAAAVLNAAGDALS